In Wolbachia endosymbiont (group B) of Germaria angustata, the following are encoded in one genomic region:
- the tyrS gene encoding tyrosine--tRNA ligase, with product MKHKSEFLNFIQERGYLYQCTNIEGLDQLLSQDNYIIAYIGFDCTAPSLHIGSLIQIMMLRHLQKFGYKPIVLLGGGTTKIGDPSGKDKARSFLPIEDIKQNILVIKKTLEKMISFDDGKTGAVVVNNADWLDNIKYIDFLRDIGAHFSVNRMLGFDSVKIRLDREQNLSFLEFNYMLLQAYDFVELNKKYGCRLQIGGSDQWGNIVNGIELGKKLNLSELFGLTTPLLLNAQGKKMGKTESGAIWLDGSMLNPYDYWQYFRNVDDRDVGRFLRLFTDLSIDEIKKLESLKDQETNEAKKVLATEVTKICHGCKEAELARSAAISAFENEDSSLLSGYTITKEQIANGIPLIDLLYDTGFEPSKGAAKRLIQGNGCKVNDNTINDVNYTIKSESFKGQPFIKLSAGKKRHIKILVSEVRK from the coding sequence ATGAAACATAAATCCGAGTTTTTAAATTTCATTCAAGAAAGAGGATACCTATATCAATGTACAAACATTGAAGGGTTAGACCAGCTATTATCACAAGATAATTATATAATTGCATACATTGGGTTTGATTGCACTGCACCAAGTCTGCATATTGGTAGTCTCATTCAAATTATGATGCTCCGCCACCTACAAAAATTTGGTTATAAACCAATAGTTCTACTTGGAGGTGGTACAACAAAAATTGGTGACCCTTCTGGCAAAGACAAAGCAAGAAGCTTCTTGCCGATAGAAGATATCAAACAAAATATACTAGTTATAAAGAAAACTCTCGAGAAAATGATATCTTTCGATGATGGAAAGACTGGCGCAGTGGTAGTAAATAACGCAGATTGGCTAGATAACATAAAATACATAGATTTTTTGCGTGATATAGGTGCACATTTTTCTGTAAATCGCATGTTAGGCTTTGATAGTGTGAAAATTAGGCTAGATAGGGAGCAAAATCTAAGCTTTCTCGAGTTTAACTACATGTTATTACAAGCCTATGATTTTGTCGAGTTGAATAAAAAGTATGGCTGTCGTCTCCAGATTGGAGGGTCAGACCAATGGGGAAATATAGTAAATGGAATTGAACTTGGCAAAAAGTTGAATTTATCTGAGCTGTTTGGTCTTACCACGCCTCTTTTACTAAATGCACAAGGAAAAAAGATGGGCAAAACTGAAAGTGGAGCTATATGGCTTGATGGCAGTATGCTAAATCCTTATGACTACTGGCAATATTTTCGCAATGTTGATGATCGAGATGTTGGCCGTTTTTTGAGACTTTTCACCGACTTATCAATTGATGAAATAAAAAAACTAGAGTCCTTGAAGGATCAAGAAACAAACGAAGCAAAAAAGGTTTTGGCAACAGAAGTGACGAAAATATGTCACGGTTGCAAAGAAGCCGAACTTGCACGATCTGCTGCAATCTCTGCTTTTGAAAATGAAGACAGTTCATTGCTTTCTGGTTACACTATTACAAAAGAACAAATTGCAAATGGTATACCCTTGATAGACCTGCTGTATGACACCGGTTTTGAACCTTCAAAAGGTGCGGCAAAGCGTTTAATACAAGGCAATGGATGCAAAGTTAATGATAATACTATAAACGATGTTAACTATACAATAAAATCTGAAAGCTTTAAAGGTCAGCCATTTATAAAATTATCTGCAGGAAAGAAACGCCATATTAAAATTTTAGTGAGTGAAGTAAGAAAGTAA
- a CDS encoding ankyrin repeat domain-containing protein: MEISNWHELLSLVNVDKDLSKDNVIEKIQNELKRYSKEYEEWEKSGFDINYVFKDGEKATLLHLVASFNLENIAKALMEKRANVNEKDVKGDTPLHNTTYLDSINIANALIEKGADVNAINIWRRTPLHYAALFRSMAIIDALVERGVNVNAVDMWGETPLYYLNCQAIKKGWIAGGVTALLGTAISIALFTAGAITAELIPIVIAVVAMTATALIVGNAIYKLSKPDTQVDKPISANRQQETASDSRVA; the protein is encoded by the coding sequence ATGGAAATTTCAAATTGGCACGAATTATTGAGTTTAGTTAATGTTGACAAAGATTTAAGCAAAGATAACGTAATTGAAAAAATACAAAATGAGCTGAAAAGATATTCAAAGGAATATGAAGAGTGGGAAAAGTCTGGCTTTGATATAAATTATGTGTTTAAAGATGGTGAAAAAGCGACTCTTTTGCACTTGGTGGCTTCCTTTAACCTAGAAAATATAGCGAAGGCTCTCATGGAAAAAAGGGCAAATGTTAATGAAAAAGATGTAAAAGGAGATACTCCTTTACATAATACTACTTATCTTGATAGTATAAACATAGCAAACGCTCTCATAGAAAAAGGTGCAGATGTTAATGCAATAAATATATGGAGAAGGACTCCTTTACACTATGCTGCTTTATTTCGCAGTATGGCCATAATAGATGCTCTTGTGGAAAGAGGTGTCAATGTTAATGCAGTAGATATGTGGGGAGAGACTCCTTTATACTATCTTAATTGTCAAGCAATTAAGAAAGGGTGGATTGCCGGTGGAGTAACTGCATTATTAGGTACTGCTATATCTATAGCACTTTTTACAGCCGGAGCAATTACAGCTGAGTTAATACCTATAGTGATAGCAGTAGTTGCAATGACAGCAACAGCACTAATAGTTGGCAATGCTATATATAAATTGTCAAAGCCTGATACTCAAGTTGATAAACCAATCTCAGCAAATCGACAGCAAGAAACTGCTAGCGATAGTAGGGTTGCCTAG